The following DNA comes from Streptomyces pristinaespiralis.
CGTCTGACCACGCGGTCCCCGGGCCCGTGCGGTCGCACGGCGGACCCGGGGATGTCACGCGCTGAGCGCTCAGGGAGCGATGGCCATGTCGAAGACGTGGATGTTGCCGTTGCCCGGCAGGACCACGAAGTCGACCTCCTTGGCCGCGTCGAGCGGGATCGAGTGGGCGAAGATGCGGTAGGCGATGCCCGCGTTCCCGTATCCGTTCTGCCGGTTGCGGCCGTCAGAGGACGCGACCAGCGTCGCACCGTGGGCGTTCGCCGGGTCGAAGGACCAGTTGGGGAAGCCGAACGAGCCGGTGCCGGTGGTGCCGTCCTTGTAGTAGACGGTGGCCGTTCCGGTCGCGCCGCTGCCGACGCCGGAGCCGAGGAAGACCAGCTTGCCGCCCCGGCCGTTCAGCGTGACGGCCTGGCCGGCGCTCGAGACGTTGCCCTTGGTCCCGGCGGCCGCCTCGGGCCAGGTCAGTTCCGCGCCCAGCGCCCGTACGGTCGCGCCGGGGGTCAGGCCGACGTCGGCGAGCTTCTGGGCGGAGAAGCTGTTGCCCCCACCGTCGTAGTTGCCGGGGGTGGGGTCGGACTCGTCGGTGACGCCGACGTTGTTGTAGGCGTCCGCGAGGTCCGCCAGCGGTGTGCCGCTGCGCTGGGAGCGGGTGGCCGTCGCCGTTCCGGCTCCGTCCCCGCCCTTGTAGGTCGCCGTGGCGGTGAAGGTCCGTACGGTGAATCCGGCCCGCGGCTCCGGCACCTGGATGCGGAACTCGGCGGCGGCCGTGGCGCCGGCGGCGAAGGTGCCGTCCACGCTGCGGACCGACGGCTGTACGGCCCAGCCCACCGGCCCGGCGAACGACACCTCCAGGGACCGCATGCGGTCGGGTCCGGCGTTCTTGACGGTCACCTTCACCGTCGATATGGCCGGGCCCGCGAGGTCCACGGGCGCTATCGTCACCTCGGTCCGTGCGGGAGCCGGCGCGGGCTCCGGTTCGGCGGCGACCGCGGCGGGGGCGGGAACGAGCAGCACCGCCGCCACCGCCATGGCTCTGAGGGTTCCGATCCGTCCGGCTGATCTCACTGTCTGCTCCTTCTGTCGGTCGGCCCGAGTGGTGAACTCAGGCGACGGGGGGCATCTCTGAGGTACGGGAGTCGAGGCCCATGCGCAGATTCACCCAGGAGCCCCGGGTGAAGTCGGGGACCTCGACCGGACGGCCGCCGGCCGCGAGGGACTTGACGCTGAGCGGTACCGGCGCGCACCAGGCGGCGGAGTCGTAGACGTCGATGTCGGGGACCAGTCCGGCCCGCATCAGCTGGACGGTGCGCCACTGCAGGACGTAGTCCATGCCGCCGTGGCCGCCGTTGTTCGCGGCGTCGTCGCCGATCTTCTTCCAGAGCCAGTGGTCGAACTCCTTGCGGTAGGTGTCGAAGTCGCGCCAGGAGTGCCCGCCGTGGTCGGGCTCGACGTAGATGCGTCCGCCGGTGGTCGAGGTGCCCGCGTAGTCCTCGAAGATGCCCCGGCTGCCGGCGAGGGAGTTGATGCGGCTGTACGGCCGGGGTGAGCTGACGTCGTGCTCGGCCCTGATGACCCGGCCCTTGGCCGTGTCGATCAGGCAGGTGACCAGGTCGCCGTTGATGTAGGTCTCCTGCCACGACGGGTGCGAGCGCGGGACGAAGCGCTCGCGGTAGTCGGCGAGTCCCTTGGGTTCGGTCGCGGTCGCGCGCAGCACCGTCATCCGGTCCCCGCGGTTGATGTCCATGGCCGCGGCGATCGGTGCCAGACCGTGCATCGCGTAGAAGGAGGCGGTGCTGCGGGTGTGCCACAGGCGGCGCCAGGCGTCGGTGTAGTAGGTGTCGGAGAACAGCAGGGCCCGCAGGTCGTGCAGGTAGCCGCCGTGCCCGTTGGTGACGTCGCCGAAGAGCCCTTCGTGCGCCATCTTCAGCATGGCGAGTTCGTTGCGCCCGTAGCTGCAGTTCTCGGAGAGGATCAGGTGCCTGCGGGTCCGTTCCGAGGTGTCGACGAGGTCCCAGAGCTCGTCGAGTCCGGTGGCGATGGGCAGTTCGACGATGACGTGCTTGCCGGCCAGCAGCGCGGCCCTGCCCTGCGGGTAGTGGAACTCCCAGGGTGTGGCGATGTAGACGAGGTCGATGTCGTCGCGCTCCAGCATCCGGGCGTAGGACTCGTCCGAGCCGCCGTACTCGGCGGGGCGCGGCCTGCCCGTGGCGACGAGGCGGTCGGCGGTGCGCTTCGCGCGCTCGGCGCGGATGTCGCAGACGGCGGTGACGGTGCAGCCGGGTACGACGGACCAGCCCTCGCTCATCCCGTGGCCCCGGTTGCCGAGTCCGATCACTCCCACACGGACGGTCCGGTGGGGCTCGAAGGCGACGTCGATCATCGACTTCTGGCCCGGCCTGCGCCGCGGTGCCGGGTCGACGGCGGTGGCGGAGTCGGTGGCGGGGGCGGCCTGTGCGGAGCCGACGCCTGCCGCGAGTGCGCCGGTGGCGAGGGCTCCTCCCAGGAGCAAGCGGCGTGAGACTGCGGGAATTTCGGGCATATGGAACGCTCCTCGGTCCGCGATCGGCATCACTGGCGGGGAAGACTCTGGCGGGATCGTCACGCGGGTGTCAATGGATGCTCGTAAGTACGCCGTTACGAACAAGAACAAGCACCGAACCGCCGCTGGCGCAAGAAGTGACAACCCGTCAACTTTGTTCGCCCACACCCCGAAGTCGAGCCGCCATGCCGTCACTTCACCTCTGTGGCGGCAAAGTTTGTTCTCAGTGATGACGAAGTATGGACAGCGTCAGCAAAAGGCTCCTAGGGTTTGCGGCGCACTCCTGTGTGAGCCTTCGCTCACCGCACTGCGTTCCCTCGAACCTCCGGATCGGCAGCGGCCGATCGCGGCCCCGCGTTGTGGTCCACGTTCACCACCGTTACGTGCTCCCGCCGCCAGGGAGCCCGGGAGGATGCATGAATCCACGGTTGCGCCAACGACTTCGCAGACGGACGACCGGCCTGGTCGCCGCCTCCTTCCTGGCCGGCTGCCTCATATCGCCGCCCGCCTCGGCAGCGGCCGGCGCCGCGGAGGACCTGCCCCCGCAGGAACCCGGCGTCACACTGCGCGTATTCGACATACAGCTCCCCATGAGCAAGATCTGCTCCATCAAGCCGGGACAGACGCCGAACGTCGACAAGCTGATGCCCACGATCGACTGGAGTTCCACCGACGACTTCGGCGTCGGCGACAACTTCGTCTCCCAGGTGATCGGCAACATCGACGTCCCCCAGGACGGCTCCTACACCTTCCGGCTGACCAGCGACGACGGCTCACGGCTGCTGATCGACGAGCGGCCGGTCATCGACCACGACGGCCTGCACGGCGCCGAACCCAAGGACGGGACGGTCACGCTGACAGCGGGTCACCACGCCCTGCGTATCGACCACTTCGACCGTACCGGCGGCCAGCAGGTCACGCTCGCCTGGCGTCCCCCGGGCGCCTCCGACTTCTCCGTCGTGCCGAACTCGGTCCTGAGCACCGACGCCGGTGTCGTACGTGTGACCGCGCCGGGCCGCAAGGAGTGCGAGAGCGGGACCGACTCGCCCGGCGACGGCCTGCCGCTGACCGGGGTCCACCCCGGCTACGACCTGACCGACCTCCGGCCGGCCGGCTTCGAGCCGCAGATCACCGGCATGGACTGGCTGCCCGACGGCCGGCTCGCCGTCACCACGTGGGGCGGCACCGACAACACCGCCGGCGAGGTCTACCTCCTCGGCAACGTCACCCATGACACCGGGCCCGACAAGGTGACCGTCAAGAAGGTCGCGAGCGGCCTCAAGGAACCGATGGGCATCAAGGCCGTCGACGGCAAGATCTACGTGTCGCAGAAGCACGAACTGACCGAGCTCAGCGACGTCGACGGGGACGACGTCATCGACGAACGGCGCACAGTGGCGACCTGGCCCTTCGGCGGGAACTTCCACGAGTTCGCCTTCGGCCTGCTGTACCGCAAGGGGTTCTTCTACCTCAACCTGTCCGTGGCCATCAACTACGGCGGTGCGACGACCGATCCGCAGCCCGCGCGCAACCGCGGCACCACGGTCAAGGTGAACGCGAAGACCGGCGAGGTGTCGTACGTCGCCGGCGGTCTGCGCACCCCGAACGGCATCGGCTGGGGCCCGGGCGGCGACATCTTCGTGACGGACAACCAGGGCGGCTGGCTGCCGGCCTCCAAGCTCGTGCGGATCAAGCAGGACCGCTTCTTCAACCACTTCACGAACCCGGACGGCCCCTTCGACGCCAACCCGGTGAGCAAGCCCGTGCTGTGGCTGCCGCAGAACGAGATCGCGAACTCCCCCAGCACACCGCTCCACCTCACGACAGGCCCCTACGCGGGGCAGTTGTTGTTCGGCGACGTGACCTACGGCGGTCTCCAGCGCGCCTATCTGGAGAAGGTGAAGGGCCAGGACCAGGGCGCCGTGTTCCGGCACACCCAGGGACTCGAGGCGGGCGTCAACCGCATCAGCCAGGGCCCGGACGGCGCCATCTACGCCGGCGGTCTGGGCGCGGGCGGCAACTGGGGCCAGGAGGGCAAGCTCACCCACGGCCTGCAGAAGCTGACACCGAACGGCGACGACGTCTTCGACATCCTGGCCATGCGCGCCAAACGGAACGGCTTCGAGCTGGAGTACACCCAGCCGCTGTCCCAGGCGACGGCCGACAAGCTGGCCGCCGGCTACCAGGTCGAGCAGTGGCGGTACGTCCCCACACCCCAGTACGGCGGCCCGAAGGTGGACGAGGAGAAGTTGGCCGTGCAGTCGGCCGCACTGTCCGCCGACCGCAAGAAGGTCACCCTCGTCATCCCCGGCCTCAAGCCCGACCGGGTGGTCCATGTGCGCTCACCCCGTCC
Coding sequences within:
- a CDS encoding NEW3 domain-containing protein is translated as MRSAGRIGTLRAMAVAAVLLVPAPAAVAAEPEPAPAPARTEVTIAPVDLAGPAISTVKVTVKNAGPDRMRSLEVSFAGPVGWAVQPSVRSVDGTFAAGATAAAEFRIQVPEPRAGFTVRTFTATATYKGGDGAGTATATRSQRSGTPLADLADAYNNVGVTDESDPTPGNYDGGGNSFSAQKLADVGLTPGATVRALGAELTWPEAAAGTKGNVSSAGQAVTLNGRGGKLVFLGSGVGSGATGTATVYYKDGTTGTGSFGFPNWSFDPANAHGATLVASSDGRNRQNGYGNAGIAYRIFAHSIPLDAAKEVDFVVLPGNGNIHVFDMAIAP
- a CDS encoding Gfo/Idh/MocA family protein, with amino-acid sequence MPEIPAVSRRLLLGGALATGALAAGVGSAQAAPATDSATAVDPAPRRRPGQKSMIDVAFEPHRTVRVGVIGLGNRGHGMSEGWSVVPGCTVTAVCDIRAERAKRTADRLVATGRPRPAEYGGSDESYARMLERDDIDLVYIATPWEFHYPQGRAALLAGKHVIVELPIATGLDELWDLVDTSERTRRHLILSENCSYGRNELAMLKMAHEGLFGDVTNGHGGYLHDLRALLFSDTYYTDAWRRLWHTRSTASFYAMHGLAPIAAAMDINRGDRMTVLRATATEPKGLADYRERFVPRSHPSWQETYINGDLVTCLIDTAKGRVIRAEHDVSSPRPYSRINSLAGSRGIFEDYAGTSTTGGRIYVEPDHGGHSWRDFDTYRKEFDHWLWKKIGDDAANNGGHGGMDYVLQWRTVQLMRAGLVPDIDVYDSAAWCAPVPLSVKSLAAGGRPVEVPDFTRGSWVNLRMGLDSRTSEMPPVA
- a CDS encoding family 16 glycoside hydrolase; the encoded protein is MNPRLRQRLRRRTTGLVAASFLAGCLISPPASAAAGAAEDLPPQEPGVTLRVFDIQLPMSKICSIKPGQTPNVDKLMPTIDWSSTDDFGVGDNFVSQVIGNIDVPQDGSYTFRLTSDDGSRLLIDERPVIDHDGLHGAEPKDGTVTLTAGHHALRIDHFDRTGGQQVTLAWRPPGASDFSVVPNSVLSTDAGVVRVTAPGRKECESGTDSPGDGLPLTGVHPGYDLTDLRPAGFEPQITGMDWLPDGRLAVTTWGGTDNTAGEVYLLGNVTHDTGPDKVTVKKVASGLKEPMGIKAVDGKIYVSQKHELTELSDVDGDDVIDERRTVATWPFGGNFHEFAFGLLYRKGFFYLNLSVAINYGGATTDPQPARNRGTTVKVNAKTGEVSYVAGGLRTPNGIGWGPGGDIFVTDNQGGWLPASKLVRIKQDRFFNHFTNPDGPFDANPVSKPVLWLPQNEIANSPSTPLHLTTGPYAGQLLFGDVTYGGLQRAYLEKVKGQDQGAVFRHTQGLEAGVNRISQGPDGAIYAGGLGAGGNWGQEGKLTHGLQKLTPNGDDVFDILAMRAKRNGFELEYTQPLSQATADKLAAGYQVEQWRYVPTPQYGGPKVDEEKLAVQSAALSADRKKVTLVIPGLKPDRVVHVRSPRPFSSASGEALWSTEAWYTLNAMPGRQPEVTLYEAEEARLAGGAGTDTEHAGHSGSGFVDGYGTEGASTTFDVNVEEAGTYDVGLRYANGPHPFTGTKTVSVYVNGTRTGQTQLLSTGEWNKWSTRTEQLPLRAGANTISYRYDSGDTGHVNLDMITVHPHGSRVVLFDGADRSAWQQTDGRTAQWPLTDGAMEVCCGDIRTKQAFGDFKLHTEFWLPVLPPDVTGQDRANSGVYLQDRYEIQVLDSYGAPPAVDGAAAIYQRKAADVNAAKPPGTWQTYDITFRAARFDEAGRKTQDARVTVVWNGVTVHDDVAVAGPTGAGAPEGPTAGPIRLQDHGSKVRYRNIWIEPLS